CATATTAATTGTAATACTAACGAGTACTCCACCGTGCTTTTCTATAAATGCTTTTTGCCTACTATAGCGAGCTTCTTTTGCTGCTAGAACATCTTCTAATGTTACCTCTTGCTTTGTCATTTATAACACTCCATTTAGCCAACTACTTATTCTGTAAGGTATTTATAATCTCTACTACTTTGCTAATTAGGGTTTTATTCAAATATTGACGATTTTTATAGGTCAAAATATGATGAGTCAACCGTTTATCAGGAAGCAATATGGGAACACTGCTGTTATGCACCTTTACATGTACCGCCTCATTGGTAAACAAGACAATGCCTTCCACCCAAACGTTAATGCCTTGTTCTTTTAGAAATTTGGAAAGCTTATAGACCTGACCCTTTACCTGTTTTACGGGATTCGCCATTTTTTTAGAATACTTTCCGCCACCCCGGCCTACTTTATACTGTGTCCATTCAGAATCTGCTGCATCCCCTACGATACTGCCATTATGATTTTTAACCTCTACAACATAGATTCCTTTCATTCCCACGATAATGAGATCGGTTTCTTGGCTGTAATTCTGATAAGAAATACTCACATTCGTAAATACATGATAATCATCTGGCAGATGTAATGCTTCTACTAACCCTAGACGTTCTCCCCGCGCACCAAAACGAAAAATAACTCCTCGCCTTATATAATAACTAGATAGAATCATAAATAGAGTGACGGGTACAAAGTAAAACCAACTAATCACTTGTACCTTATGCACAAATACCAAATATAGAGACACAAATACTAGCACTAGCATTAAAACACCAGCCATTAGACTCCGGTTGGCCTTACTACTTATATTATTTTTCCCTTTATAAAATTGATCCATTCCTTTTTCTCCCCTATTCTATACATCTCATTTTGTGCATCGGTTATTTATAAAGAAGACTTGATTCAGATGGAGTTTTAACTCCATCCGAATCTTAGCCCTTCTTATCCAGGGACTTAGACGCTCTTAACTCCCACTTATATAAGTGAGCCTTGGGTCCGAAGACCCTTAGAGCGGTTTAGTCATCGGATAAAATCTA
The sequence above is a segment of the Pelosinus sp. IPA-1 genome. Coding sequences within it:
- a CDS encoding nuclease-related domain-containing protein; this encodes MDQFYKGKNNISSKANRSLMAGVLMLVLVFVSLYLVFVHKVQVISWFYFVPVTLFMILSSYYIRRGVIFRFGARGERLGLVEALHLPDDYHVFTNVSISYQNYSQETDLIIVGMKGIYVVEVKNHNGSIVGDAADSEWTQYKVGRGGGKYSKKMANPVKQVKGQVYKLSKFLKEQGINVWVEGIVLFTNEAVHVKVHNSSVPILLPDKRLTHHILTYKNRQYLNKTLISKVVEIINTLQNK